The sequence TGCAGGAGCAGACAAGTTTCCCTTATACGTGACTGCAATTAAAGACATGCAAtcacaacattttttaaagtgactCCAATCAATTGGTTACAGTAAAGAGTACTATGTAATGGAGCAGTGGCTCCACTGTTAAGACTGAGAGAGTTTCTATTTCAATAATCTAGTTCCCTTTTATTTTGAGTTCTGCTCTTGgataatttatttaaagttcaTTATGTGTCTACAGCATATATCATTTGCCCTCAGCTTAGGCTGCAGAAGTCCCATTACAGCCAATTACTTAGTGTGATAAAATCTGCCACAGCACAAACTGCTGCTTAATTAGATTTAAGTTTTGTCTAAATTCTATTTGTAATTCAGACAGCGAAATAATAAGGCCAACAGCAAAGTCTCACTGTCTCCTCTCACTGGTCACTAGCGACCTGTTGTGTTGGGTGTAATCTCAGCACAGTTCGGAAATGATCTCCTGCAGTGCTTTTCTTGTAATACTTGTCCCCACCTTGGGTGTCCCTAGCCAGCCTGGGGGTGGCCTGGACTGTGGCCCAAACCTTTTCCTGTCAGATACCTCAGCCACAGCGAAAGGGATGGCTCTGAAAACTTCTGGGAAAGTGGTCATTAGGGACTGCAGCGGCTGAGTGCTGCGATCGTGCCCTTTGGTGGTCGTAGGTATTTGCCCTACGGTCCCTATgcatttgcagcagcagcacactggTAGGCAGGGGAAAAAGCTGCTGACGAAATGTTAATCCTACAAATCCGCAAAGAAAGCCCAATGTTGGATGTTGCAGGGAGCAGCACCCGGCCATGCCCTTCAGCTCGGTTAATAGCTGTGCACTGTAAACACCGCATGGTGTACAGGGCTCATGCTTCCTGGGGAGACAGCGCGCCgcagcctgctgctgcgggATGGGGCCTTTACTGCTAATCTGGTTAAACATTAGCCATACCAGCTTCAGCCTGGTTTGGGGACAATGGTGTCACTGCATTTCTTCTAACTGGCTTTCTTTTACACATCACCCTCGCCTTCCCCTACACAAAGTGCATCTCTCTGCTCGGGGTGTAACAGGGGCTCACAGACAGCACTGGCTTTGCTCAGgctgtctttttcttctcacatGGCTGGATGGGACTGGGATGCCAGCCTGGAAAGCACTAGCGTGGAAATTGCTGCAAACCTGAATTTGAGCCACGAATTTACCCAAACCTTCCCCTGCACTATCCCCTGCCATGAAAGGAGGTTTGAAGCTGCTCTGTTCTTTATAAACAAATGCCAATGTTTGGCATGCATCTCCTCAAGCCCCAgcttcagtttttaaagaattttaaatgcatttgaacCAAATGTTCCACACAAATTTGGATTAAAATCCTGCAATCTGTCTCTGTGAGATCTCACAAATGAATGAGGGTAGAAGTAACataaagaaaattcagagtGGAACCAGAAATGGAACTTATGATTAAGTAGGATCCCTTTTAATAGACAAAGGCCAGAGTAATTTTAGGATGGGCACCATCCCATAACAGGTTGACTACCTCAGGGAATAATTACAGTAGAGATTTATTCAATTTTCTCCCATCTAAACAGCTTTACAATAAAACAGGCATTCACACAAGTACATTTACTGGGCACAATATTAGCAGTTATTTCCTAGGTGCTTCAGTGGCCCTGTATTTTCTACTGGACTGATATTATGTACTGACTATTTTTACATCCCTTGAATCCTGCACAGGTCCCAGAATGTATCTTGAGAATGACTGCTTTGCAAGGTTGGATGTGTTTATTCtgatgtttcagaaaaatactaagACTACCGTCTAAGAAACAcaccatttatattttttttattattatttttttttaggaatagACATCGCAGCTAATGAAAAGCCTAAAAATATTGCAATTTCTTTGAGATATTAATCTtgttaatgaaataataataataataaaaaaagaaatatttctgtatcaGTTATTTTCaagaagtggaaagaaaaacgTTACTTAACTACAGAGTCAAAAAGAATACGCAAACATTTCAACATCTGCTCTGTTTTCCAGTTAATTAGCAAGGATGTGAATAGCTTTTATGGAGCAGTAACATTCTGGACATTCCTCTCTATACTTCTGGTCAGTGGCGCACCACAAGCagtctttccttctgctgcactTGACCCCGAATAAGAGCAGAAGGTGAACCCAGTGTACTGGGGAACACAAGTCACACACTGTGGTGCTGGGAGTCCCTTACACTATAGCTATATTGTGCTTGTGCAGAGCCTACCCTgagaatacatattttaaaatcaaaactttATCTCTCTCTAAATAACTAGGAATAAAAGGCCTATATATAAAGATCATTTCTCACCAAAGAAGCAAGACCATTCTATATTCAATAAAGGTGCTTGAACAGTGGCAGTGATGGCAACTTGAAAGGAAAGACCTGGCTATTTGTTGGTTTTAACAGGCTGGTAGAGGGTATTATCCATCAGTGAACACTAaccatttctctcttctttaagcattaaggaaaaaacatgaaCACAACGGGGGAAAATTTAGCCATCCCCACTTCCTGGCAGCCCACTAAAGGTGATTTTCCCAACTGCACTGATGTGGAAGCTAGTCTGAAGACTTTGTACCTCCCCATTATGTACAGCATCATCTTCCTGGTGGGCTTCCCAGGAAATGTCATTGCCATCTGTGTTTACAGCTTCAAGATGAGGCCTTGGAAGAGCAGCACCATCATCATGATGAACCTGGCACTCACAGACCTGCTGTACCTAACCAGCCTCCCCTTCCTCATACACTACTACGCCAGCGGGGAGCACTGGATCTTTGGTGAATTCATGTGCAAGTTCATCCGCTTCGGCTTCCACTTCAACCTGTACAGCAGCATCCTCTTCCTCACATGCTTCAGCATCTTCCGCTACATGGTGATTGTCCACCCGATGAAGTTCTTCCACGTCCAAAGGAAGCGTTGGACAGCGGTGGCTTGCGCAGCCATTTGGATGATCTCACTGGCAGTTGTCAGCCTCGTCAACTTCTTGATCTCCTctaaagaggaggaaaacaagtCCTTATGCCTTGACCTCACCAGCTCTGAAAACCTGGGCACAATCCGGTGGTATAACTGGCTGCTGACCAGCCTAGCCTTCTTCTTGCCCCTGCTGACGGTGACTCTGTGCTATGTGTTCATTATTTGCACCTTGGCCACTGGGCTCCAGGCATGGGCTGGCTACAAACAGAAGGCTCGCAGACTCACCATCGTCCTCTTGGTGGTCTTTTACGTGTGCTTCCTCCCCTTCCATGTTTTTCGGATAGCTCGGCTTGAACTGCGGTTTTGTACGGCCAACTGCCACATGGAGAAGCAAATCCACGCCGCCTATATCATCTCCCGGCCACTGGCTGCTCTCAACACGTGTGGTAACCTTCTCCTTTACGTCGTGATCGGAGGTGCCTTCCAGCAGGCCGTCCTCTCCCTCTCAAGGTGCAAGTGGAGAAAATACATCCAGCGGCCCAGGAGCAACAATTACACAAACAAGTCGGAAATCAACTTAAGGTTATGAAAGACTCCCTTGGTGAGAATTCCAGCAAACCTGGGATGGCTTCAGTGCCATAATGCCCTGCATAGGCAGCTGTGCTGATAACGCAGTGAGAATTGCAGCTGGCTTCTCATTCCCTCTGCAGTAGAGTGTTTGCCAAAAAAAAGGTGTCTCAGGAGCAGGTTGATACTTACCTCTCTTAGcaaccagagaaaagggagtgAAAAGATCTTAAGACTCCTCGAAGGTAGAATTTTAAATTACCCCACAGGACTGTTTCTAAAGTTATTTGGGAAATGCAGGATTCTCTTGCTTCACGCTTTGTGGCTGGTTAGAGAAACACAGGGAGCTTAGTTTGGACAAGAGAACAACTTCCACTGATGTCAGTGCCGTCACTGGTGTagtgtttgctttgtttattaaaGCTGGAGTGAGATGCAGTGAACTGTCATGGTTGCTGAAACCACTGAATTACATAGTTAGAAAGCACCTAGATAATCATATGTTTTCAAATTAGATGGACCTGACGAACTTCAGCACGGGCCACTGAAGAACTGAATCACAAAATCTCAGTTggcccagggaaggatgagagAGAAGTACCAAAGGAGGAAACACGGTGAATATAAGAAAAGATATACAAGGAGACACATATATGGAGAAAATGGAGGAACaaggaactaaaaaaaaaacaactcagtcATGTTAATATCCACCTCAGAAAAATACTAGAACAAACGATCAGATGATAAGTCTACAGAAGATGAGTACATTTGACTACCAGCCAGTATGAGTCTATCAGGTATGTACAAAACCATATTACTCTTGATTTCCTACTACAACAcattaggaaaagaaacatGTGTCATAAATCTTGACTCCAGAAAGAGTTTTGACATTGTCTGAGGTGATACTCCTCTGTGCAAGCTAAGGAAAACAGTCTAGAGGATATTAGTAACTACTTTTGCTGGTTACAGAGCTGTGCTCAGAGTGGTTTACTATCAAAGTAGAGGGGGCCTCTTGGTGGGGATTTGACCAGTCTGTCCTAGGTTTAGTGATATTTAGTGTTTTCATTAGCAAGTTGGATGATGAAATAAGGTCTGTTTATCATACTTGCAGATGACATGAAGCTGAGAGGACAAAATTATGTTGACAAATTGCAACGGTGGTCTGGAAAAGCGCTACAAGGCAGTGACAGGTGCAATGTACTGCATTTAAGTAGAAATAATGAATTGTACAAACACAAAAGGAGTAAAAACTATTTAGGTAACGGTTCGGTAGAGAAAGTCCAACTGTTGCAGAGAATCCCAGGAGCTGACAGTTTCAGTGGGCTGAcagtgttttcctgtttttctgtttttctgttctaaaaGAGGCAGATGCCATGCTGGGATGCATAAATAAGAATATAACGTGCAAGACATGTGAAGAAGCCCTTACGCCCTCCTCAGCATTTTTAACCTCTCATCTGGAGCACTGGGTCTGGCCTTGGAGGCTGCCCTTCAGGGAAGACCAGACGAGTGGAACATGGTAAGGGCACCCAGAGGAATGACCAAAGAGGAAAGGAATTGGACGGAAAACCAAATGGTCTGAAAACACTCCAAGGGGGGAATATCAGGAAGGGCTTTCTCTTGGGGGCAGGTTGATGAAGagctagaaaggaaaaaaggagactGTGCTGCCAGGTGTCTGAAGGATCAGGCTATCAAGGCATTTAGCAAGAGGAACACAAAACCACCTGACCTCTGGATGTCCCTTTTGGCCTCTAAGCTCTGCAATTAGGCGTACATTACTGGTAGCATCAGTGTTAGTGAAACAAGTCATGCCAGGGGATATCCCTGGCACTGAAGGTTGTCCCACCACCCTGCCATGGCATGGGTGAGCCTGGGACATGtgtctggccagcagcagccaccacaCTCCCTGGCAAAGCCTGGTACCCCCCGTGGGTTAGTACCATTCCCTACAGGCAGCCTGCACACAGGCAGCGCTGTGTGGGTACCACACGTAAGTAGGTCAAAAAATGGCATTGTAATGTTTTTACATGCCTTGTGGATACTTTAAAACACTTGATTTGGTAAAGACACGACCATCGGATACATCTTTTAGAAACAGTGCAACAGGCCTTTTgacatgttttctgttttggattgtcCTTTTCTCTACTCAGAAATGTTGTCAGTCTGATTTTTACAGGTTGCCACTAGGTGGTGAGCATTCGCGGTCAAGCTGCCTGGTTTCACACATGCATGGCTGATTCAAAACCACAGCTTACACAAATATACAAGATGATTCACATGAGATAAGTCTTTTTTGACATAGATTCGTAGCATCCTACCTCTCCAGCATGGACAAAAAGTACAAACACACTGCAtaaattctcttctctttcacatAAGTGAAAGCACAAGATGTGTCTGCTACTTACACATACACATCTGAAGCCTCTAAATgggttaaaaatatatttcttcatctCCAAGCAAGGACCATCATTGTACTTTTAGTTTTTGTTCTCAGAAGCTCTTCCTTCTCAAGCCCAAGCTGAGCTTATCACACACGGGCAGAAGATTTTAAGTAAAATTACACGTACAACATAAAACAGGGTGGCTAAAGGTAAAAAGTGTGAaatggaagtgttcaaggcttTTCATCTCTGCCAGCAACAAGAGTGACAGTCCCCCAGTTTCAGTGGCTTGGAGACGAGCTgcttctccacctcctcctcatctCTTTCCTTAACGTTGCTGTAAGTTGGTTGCCTTTTACCTGTCACACCTGCTCACCCACTGCCTTTCTTCATTCAATTTGGGCTAAACTACCTGATTTTAAAGTGCTGAAGCAGATTAGGGAATGCTCCTGGGAGCCATGGTTCATCCGTGGGGCAATAATATCCACTAGGAGAGCAGCTTGGCTCCATTACCTTGgctgaatttaaaaaaggacaaaagctCAACCTTAGTGCAGGCGTTTTTAATAAATTCAAGGTCTGCTCAGGTGCTCTGTGGGACTGAGAGATCATTATCTCATGTGACTCATTCGTTTTGCTTACTGTGGAGGATGAGATCTCAATAGCTTCTAATTTTAGTAGCTGTAAGTTTACTGCTGAAACAAGGATAAGTGCTTCAATTGCAGTAAACAGGAGACACTTTCCAAACTCTGTATGCAGTGTGACAACAAAGCTACATAAATTAATATGCTATTGCAGGCTAATTCATGGCATAGTTATGCTCCAGTAACCAGGTTTCTGTTAGAAATCTCTAGCATGTTTGTCTGCAAAGACAGTCGTGTCAACTCAAGTACATGCCAGCCAGCTACCCTCTGCCTGGGACTGCAGAGTCCAAAAAAGAAACTTTGCAAGGTAAACTAGGTTCACACCTCTCAAAGAGATGTCAGCTCTGATGATGCTAACGAAGAAGTTATGGAATTGCTGACTGCTTTTGTAGACATGTCAAACCTTATTCTTCACAGTGACTCATTTAGTGTCAGAGACTGAAGCAGAGTAATTTTCTACCATTAATTGCCAGGAAAggcaaacagcattttttaccttttctgcCCACATATTGTGTTCCCATAAGAAGTGGAAGCAAAACTCAAACTCAGCTCATACTCAGACCTCCAAGATAGAAAAAATACCGACTGGAACATTCTAcataacaaacaaacacaacaataaCTTGCAAAACATGTCTGTGTCTTAATCCAGCTGCTTTTCAAGAGATTCCAGTGCTCTGTGTCTGACTGAATGCCTAAAAAGAGAGTAGAGTATACTGCATATGTTATCAGAATGAATAACCTGGTTAACAGCTAGTAGAGCAAAAAGCTACCGTAACTTGATAATGGTTGACTATTGCAAGGTCTGTGTTGGATGTTGATGTGAGACAAGGCTGCAGTTTTATCCCCGTGTAATGGTATGTGCGGTTGGGCTGCTGTGATGTTAACTGTACAGTTTAACTCTACAGCAGCAATCCACCACGTGAAGGGAGGGTAATGCCAGCCCCACCACTGAGTCATTTAGACCTCAGACAGATGTTGTCATTTTGCTGATGAGGCTAAGCTGGCAGAATAAACTTGGAATGACTGCTTCCTTCTGTCACTGTTTCGTACTCTGACAATGCAGGTTGAATGAACCTAAACTTTGAAACCACAAACAAGAGATTGTGTTCAGTTGCTACCAGCCCCAAAATGCATTTGCCTTTCCCTGCCGGCAGAATATGAGAagagatgtaaaaaaaatacttgttctgTTCCCTtatctttccctctttccttgtGAAAGTAGAGGCATTTGGTGGCGTCAGCAAATGCCACTTTGATGCAAAGGCCACACAGTTAAGTCTAGGAGGAACAGAAGTTTGCCCTAAAGAAAGTGTATTGCAATGCTTGTTATCTGACTGGTGACTGGAAAAGATCAGTGTTTTTAACTAATATATCTTTCTTGGTGCTCAAGACTCTTGTGTGCTGTAGTAGAGAGCAAAGCCAGAGAGACAACTTCTAACGCAGGAGAAAAAACGCATTCCTGCTTTAAGTCAGAGCTGTACTCTGGGACCcagagggagaagaaggaaagtcGGTAAACACTGTGCTGACTGTcttcccaaaataaaatttaaaactcaaatgctgattttttaaaacacacagaGGGAACATGATTTTTCTGGGTTGCTGCAGGCAAGTATAATGCAGAGTATATTTGGTTCATCATTTCTAGAATTGTAGAAGGTATTTGAACTAAAAGGTATTTTATCTCCTAAGATCTCTCCTCAGTTTCTCTGCTCCCACAATGGATGGTATCACTGATATCTAAACCAAAAGAGAGGTGATTGCCTGGAAGCTTCAGTAACAGTGATGCTCTCTGCTTTTACAAGTAAAACCCATCCTTTGCAGGTGGACCTGTGGCGACATATTTTGTTATTACCACAAGAGCACCCCGTGATATACTCAACACTTTCCCCTCTTTTCAGAGTCTTTCATGTCTGTTCACCACCATGCAAAGTGATGCCCTGGACCTGCAGCTGACAGGGTTCAAAAACACCTTCTCGTGGGGGCCTTCAAAGGGCACCCAAGGTACCTTGACAAACAGCACTTACACATCCTGTACTGGGGCTATATCGGTAAACTAAGCTGGGCAAGAAGGAGGTGGTTTGGCACAAAGCAGGGAAGTGTTATGGGTGGATTTATTTCCAGCCCCAAATGGTCCCGAAGGGGCAATTTTCCACTGAGTGAACCAGGCCGGTCCAATTGTTTATGGTCTCAGCAATAATAAAGAAGACCTAGGAGATAGAGAGATACAAATATACTGTGCAACAATTTAAAGCAATAAATCTTTTTGAAagttcccttttccctttgcttcaTAAGGCTTTTTAGCAATAGGAAGTTATCTCAACAgacaaggcagcagcagctgcccacagGAGTTTTCTCACACTTACTTGTCTGTTGGTAAGCTGCACTGAGATATTTATACATCACCCCGATTTTACAGGTGATGAAACTGAGGCACAGTGGAGTTAAAGCAACTCTCCTCTGGTCACAAAGCAAATTagcagccaggcagggaagAAATCAGTTCCCAGCCCAGAGCTTTTACAAAGTGCATTAAAGGCTTAGGGTAAGGTTTTTAAGGGCGTCTTGATTGCTCAGTTGCGGCATGTCAGGAATAAAAGCTGAGTTAGACTAGCATCTGCGCTGCTCAGCCCCCAGTTCACCCTCAGGGCCGCACTCTGCATCTGTGAAAGGAGCTCCCCTCACTTCTGTTTTCCCTCAGAGAAGGTTTTGGGAATCTAGCTCACCAGAAGTATTTGGCTACCACTGTGTGTCATCTCAGCCAGGAGCCAGTAGTTAGCTGTGTTCATCCCATTCACCAGTTTGTATCAAGGAGGTCTTAATTTGAGGGTTAACGTGAAACATTAGCAGCAGTATAGGGGACCCTTTCACAGTGACACGTGCACGTCACACCACAGGCCAGGAAGTTTTTTGCCCCTTGGTGCAAAAGTCGATGATAAACAGCATAAATATCGAGCTGCCTTCACCCAAGGAGCAGGGTCCCACTGCTCACCCTGTGCATGCGCTGATGCCAGAAGAGCACATGGGTTCAGGGAGCacagcccagggctgagcagagatgGGTCCAGGACCCTACCCAGCACACCCTGATTCACATCTCTCTGCTGTGTTCTGCCTTCAGATACTGGTGACAGCACTCTCCTTGTTCTTGAAGAAGAGCAAATGGGGTTAAGATGAAGCTTTTTCATACATCTTCTAAATATCCCTTCTCATTACCTCTCAATATGATTAATACCACAATACTTATCCTAGCTAAGGATGTGGCTGACAAATGTCAGTGAAAACCCTCTCTACCAGAACAAAATCCTGCTGAGCATATCCCTTGtactttttccaaaaatgtaaaCCTGAATTCCATTGAGGAACAGCGAGAAGAGGAACGGGGCATCGTATTGTGCTGGATGCACCACGAAAACCAGTTACTGCAGTAGTTCCTGGGTCAGCATTAGGGGCTTCAGCCTCCTGTCCTCCATCAGCAAGGCTCTGCTGGTGCTATAATTCAAATTCCCACTAGAGGGTAGACAAAACATTTCTAGTAAAAGGATcaccttgggaaaaaaaaaaaaaagtatgcgGGAAACCAGCGCGTGATTTGGAAAAGGAGGTCTgggctggagaagcagcagggcacagaaaaaggaagaccaaAATGCTGTTTATACCATCCACAAGAGCAAGGTGGGAGCATTGTTCCAgctttttccaaagaaacacAATCTGTGGCTTATACTTTTAAATCAAGTACAGCTAGCGTGGCTATGTGGTTATAAACATGTAAATTACCATAGATCAAATACAGCTGATATTGTCCCCATGGATGTTATCTTACAAGCAGTGATAGGGACCATTTAAGCACAGCAAATGGTTAGAGAGGATAAGTACAAGGAGTTAGCTTATCCACTTCAGGGCAGCAGCGAATTCATCCCCTCCTGACTGCCGAGCCAAACACAACAAATGGtggatttctctctttctcccttatTAGTGGTCACTCTAGAGTTGCAGGTAATAACAGCTTGTGTTTTCTCCTCACACATCTCTCCACCACTGAagtgcaggcaggcaggcttcTCTGAAGCtggctgcaggagaggaaagTGTGGCATCAGCAcatctttctcttcttgctCTCCCCAGAAGAGCAGATCTCTCCCCAGGTGGTCTCAGGGTCTGCATCGAAGATAAGGGCACTGAGAACAGATCTTTCTCACTGCACACCCTGCATCTCTGAAGCAGGCTTTCACACTGATTCACTATGTCCCAAGCcagggaaa comes from Anser cygnoides isolate HZ-2024a breed goose chromosome 1, Taihu_goose_T2T_genome, whole genome shotgun sequence and encodes:
- the LOC106031955 gene encoding 2-oxoglutarate receptor 1-like, translating into MNTTGENLAIPTSWQPTKGDFPNCTDVEASLKTLYLPIMYSIIFLVGFPGNVIAICVYSFKMRPWKSSTIIMMNLALTDLLYLTSLPFLIHYYASGEHWIFGEFMCKFIRFGFHFNLYSSILFLTCFSIFRYMVIVHPMKFFHVQRKRWTAVACAAIWMISLAVVSLVNFLISSKEEENKSLCLDLTSSENLGTIRWYNWLLTSLAFFLPLLTVTLCYVFIICTLATGLQAWAGYKQKARRLTIVLLVVFYVCFLPFHVFRIARLELRFCTANCHMEKQIHAAYIISRPLAALNTCGNLLLYVVIGGAFQQAVLSLSRCKWRKYIQRPRSNNYTNKSEINLRL